The genomic region GATGGACGGCTTCGCGATCCGCAGTGCCGACGTGCCCGACGCCGGCGCGGAACTGCGCGTCGTCGCGCCCGTCCCGGCCGGTGCCGCACCGGCGGAACTGGCCGCCGGCACGGCCGCGCCGATCATGACCGGGGCCATGATGCCGGCCGGGGCCGACGCCGTCGTGCCCATTGAACAGGCCGTGCCCGATTCGTTTCCGCTGCCCGGAGAGCCCGCCACGGTGCTGCTTCCGGCCGCGGCTTCCGGATCGTTTGTGCGGGACGCCGGCAGTGACATCCGCGCCGGCGAGCTCGCCCTCGGCGCGGGGACCTTCCTCGGCCCGGGCCAGCTGGGACTTCTGGCGGCACTGGGCTTCACGCACGTGCCGGTCCGTCCGTGCCTTCGGGTCCTGCTGGTCACCACCGGCGACGAGGTGGTGGAACCGGGCAACCCGCTGGGACCGGGAAAGATCTTTGACTCCAACGGCACGCTGCTCGAGTCCTCCATGCGCCAGGCCGGGCTCCAGGTCACGCGGACCGGCATCTCCACGGACCGGCCGGACGAGCTCGCCGGGCTGCTGCGCAGGCACGTCCCGGCGGTGGACCTGATCGTCACCACCGGCGGTGTCAGCAAGGGCGCCTACGAGGTGGTCCGGCAGGCGATGGCGGGACACGACGTCGAGTTCAGCCCGGTGGCCATGCAGCCGGGCGGTCCGCAGGGGATCGGCAGCTTCGACGGCGTCCCCGTCCTGGGGTTCCCCGGTAACCCGGTGAGCTGCCTCGTGTCCTTTGAAATGTTCCTGCGCCCCGTCCTCACGGAGCTTTTTGGCGCTCCGGCGCCTCGTCCCGCCGTCCGGGCCCGGCTCGCCGAGGCGCTGACCTCCCCGCCGGGCAAACACCAGGTCCGGCGCGGCACGCTGACTCCGGACGGCACGGTCCGGCTGGAGGGCGGCGCCGGCTCGCACCTCGTCCACGCCCTGGCCCTTTCCAATGCCCTGGTCCACGTTCCCGAGGGGACAGCAGCGCTCGCCGCCGGCGATGAAGTGGAAGTATGGATCTTGTGAATGAAGCAGATACCGCCGCAGCGGAAAACAGCGCAGCGGACAACAGCAAAGCGGACAACAGCAAAGCGGACAACAGCACGGCGGACAACACCCGCCTGACCCACCTCCGGCACGACGGCACGGCCCACATGGTGGACGTGTCCAACAAGGCCCAGTCCACGCGGGAGGCCACGGCCACGGCGACCGTCCGCAGCACGGCTGAAGTTCTTGACCTCCTCGGCGGCGGTGAGCTCCCGAAGGGCGACGCCCTGGCCGTTGCCCGCGTCGCCGGAATCATGGCGGCCAAGAAAACACCGGAGCTCATCCCGCTGTGCCACCCGCTGCCGATCGCCAAGGTCACCATAGACTTTGAGCTCGACGCCGACTCCGTGACGGTGTTCGCCACGGTGAAGACCCGCGGTGTCACCGGCGTCGAGATGGAAGCATTGACGGCGGCGTCCGTAGCGGCACTGAGCGTGTACGACATGATCAAGGCCGTGGACAAGCACGCGGTCCTGACCGACATCAAAGTGCTCGCCAAAAGCGGCGGCAAGAGCGGGGACTGGACCCTATGAACATGCCCGAACCACACCGCCACGGCGAAGCCACAGGCCGGAAGGCCGGCGTCGTGATCGCCTCCACCCGCGCGGCCTCCGGCGTCTATGACGACCTCACCGGTCCTGTCATCGTCGACTGGCTGACCGAACACGGCTTTGAGCCGTTTCCCGCCCTGGTGGTCCCGGATGGGGCGCCGGTGGGGGCCGCGCTCCGTGCGCTGCTGACCCAGCAGCCCGCCGTCATCATTACCAGCGGCGGCACGGGACTGAGCCCCACCGACGCGACCCCTGAGCAGACCCTGCCCCTCCTGGACCGCGAAATCCCGGGCATCATGGAGGGCATCCGGAGCGCCGGGGCGGCCAAGACCCCCATGGCCATGCTTAGCCGGGGCCACGCGGGCGCGGCCGGCCAGACATTCATCGTGAACCTTCCGGGATCCCCGAAGGGCGTCATGGACGGCCTGAGCGTGCTGGATCCCATCCTTGGACATCTCTGCGACCAGCTGGAAGGCAGCCATGGGCACTGAAACCGGATTTGAAATCGTACACGCCGTGCTGAGCCCCGAGCCCATCTCGGTCGACCAGGCCATCGCGGCCGTCGAATCGGACACCGCCGGTGCGGTGGTCAGTTTCAGCGGTGTGGTCCGCAACCACGACGGCGGCAAGCAGGTTTCGCGGCTCAGCTACAGTGCCCACCCCACGGCGCACCAGGTGATGGCTGACGTCGTCGCCGGTGTCGTCGCGGAGCACTCCGCCCCTGCCAGCGGCGGGGCAGCCGACAGTAGCGACACCAGCGGCGCCGCTGAACAGCAGCAGCCGGTGCGGATCTGGGCGGCCCACAGGATCGGCATGCTGGAGATCGGCGACCCGGCACTGGTCTGCGCCGTCTCCGCAGCCCACCGCGGCCAGGCCTTCGCGGTGTGTGCCGAACTCGTGGACCGGATCAAGGCCCAGGTGCCGATCTGGAAGGAGCAGTTCTTCGCCGACGGCACCGTTGAATGGGTCGGCGCCGGCGAGTAGGCACACAGCAGGGAGCAGACGCACGCCGGGGGAGTCTGCGGGGGAGCGGCCAGCGGCCGGGCCGGGCGGGCCTGTAACCCAAGGCCACCGGTTCCGGAAGGCAACTGCCCCGGCGGTAGGGTTGATGGCATGACCGAACAACTCTCAGTCGCCGTGCTGGGCGCCAGCGGGCGCATGGGCGCCGAGGCTGTCAAGGCCGTCGAAGCCGCCGCGGACCTAACGCTCGTCGCGGCGCTTGGACGCAACGACTCCCTTGACACGCTTGTCAGCTCCGGCGCGCAGATCGTGGTGGACCTGACCGTCCCCGAAACCACCGAGACGAATGTCCGGTTTGCTGTCGAGCACGGCATGCACGCCGTCGTCGGCACCACCGGCTGGGATGCCGGCCGGCTCGCAGGACTGGAAGAACTCCTCGCCGCCCGGCCCGGCGTCGGAGTCCTCATCGCCCCCAACTTCGCCCTGGGCTCGGTCCTGGCCTCCGCCTTCGCCGCCAAGGCCGCCAAGTACTTCGAATCCGTTGAAATCATCGAACTGCACCACCCCGACAAAGTGGATGCCCCCTCGGGCACGGCCGTGCGCACGGCGCAGCTGATCGCGGCGGAGCGCGCCGCTGCAGGGGTCCCCTCGAGCCCGGACGCCACCACGACGGAGCTCGCCGGCGCCCGCGGCTGCGAGGTCGACGGGGTCCGCGTCCACAGCGTCCGGCTCCGCGGCCTGGTGGCGCACCAGGAAGTTCTGCTGGGCGGCCCGGGGGAGCAGCTGACGTTCCGGCACGACTCTTTCGACCGGGCCTCCTTCATGCCGGGCGTGCTGCTCGGCGTCCGCAACGTCACCGCGCATCCCGGCCTCACCGTGGGCCTCGACGGCTACCTGGACCTGGGGATCTGAGTCCGATGTCCGCTGCCCTCACCGCTCTGAAAGCCAACCGCACCAAGATCTGGGTGGGCGCCGTCACCCTCCTGCTCGTGTTCTACCTGGTGGTGTCCTTCCAGCGTTCCCTGCTCCTGATGTCCGACCCCAACCTCGTGGCGAAGGCGATCGGCGTCGCCTACCTGGTGCTGCCGGTCATCGGCGCCTGGGCCTTGGTCCGTGAGCTGCTGTTCGGCGCCCGTACCGAGCGTCTGGCGAAGATCCTTGAAGCCGAAGGGGGTCTGCCGGAGGATACGCTGCCGCGCACTCCCGCCGGCCGGATCATCCGCGAAGCCGCAGACCTCGAATTTGAGAAATACCGTGCCGAGGCAGAGGCTGCCCCCGACGACTGGCGTTCGTGGTTCCGGCTCAGCTGTGCCTACGATGCCGCAGGAGACCGCAAGCGGGCCCGCGCCTCGATGCGCGATGCCGTGCGGATGTTCCGCGCCGGGCCGCAGAAGCCCTAGCAGAACTTACAGAAGCCCTGGCAGAACTTAACGGAAGCGGGCAGGCGGGCGGACCCGGGCGGGCTGGTACCTGCCTACCTGGTTGGCGGCATGGGTCACCCACTCCAGCGGCCCGCGCCAGGCCAGCGCCGCGAACGCCGCGCCGATCGCCAGCATGCCGGCGGCCTGCGCCCAGTAGACGCCCTCCACGGTCCACCCGGGCGCCAGCGGCTGATCGTGCAGGGCCGCCATGATGCACAGATGGGCCGTGTAGAGGCTCAGCGTCATGGCGCCGACGCCGCGCAACGGGAGCAGCAGATCAAGCTCCAGCCATTCGCCCAGCCGTCCCAGCAGGAGGCACACGGCAATCACGGCCGCGGCCACGCCCGATGTGTGCAGCAGATCCAGCGTGGTGCCCGCATGGGGTGAACTCGTGGCCAGCCACCATACTGAGCCCGACTGGTCGACGCCGGCAAGGTTGACCTGCAGCAGGCTCTCCAGCGGGTAAGCGGGATCGCCGATGTGCGCCTCCAGTGCGTGCCTGCCACCCCAGTCCTCCATCAGGACTGCCCCCAGCCACTTGGCAAACACGGCCACCACCGTCCCGGCGGCCAGCAGCAGGAACGGTGCGGCTGCCTTCGATAGCGCCATTCGGCCGATCGCGAGCCCCACCAGGAGATAGGCGATCCATTGCAGGACCGGGTAGTAGCCGGTGAGGAAGAGGTCGCCGAGCAGCCTGGCGGGCGTGCCCAGGTCCTCCCAGCCGGGGTTGTGCCCCAGCCGAAGGGGCGGGTCGGCGGACAGCAGCCAGGGCCGGAGCAGGTAGGCCAGCACGGGCGCAGCCAGGATCCAGACGGCCGCCAGTGCGAGCAGGCGTTTCGCTCCGAGCCCGACAAACGGCAGCACGCAGAGGAAAAGAAGCGCGTAGTGGACCAGAATGATGGCGATGTTCACTTCCAGACCGCCCAGGGAGAGCCCGACAGCACCCACCACGAGCGCCCTGAGGGCAATGCCACGGCGGGCCGCCCACAGTTCAGGACCCTGGAGCGGCTGCTGCTTCCCGGTCGACAAGGCCAGGCCGACGCCGGCCAGCACGGCGAACAGCGCCGAGGCCCGCCCGGAAAATGCCAGCCCGATCCAGGTCGGCGTGAGCTGCGGGTCCGACTCAAAGGTCGCCAGCACGTGCGTGGCCATCATCGCCAGCAACGCCAGCCCGCGCGCGGCGTCGATGCCGGCCAGCCGGGCGCCGGCGGAAGCGCCCTTGACGGTCCGGGAAGCAGTGGTCATTCCGCGTGCGGTCATCGTCTGATCGTCTCATGTCCGGCCGGTCCGAGGCTTGGAGCCGGGGCCGACAAAACCTTGTATTCGAATATATGTTCGAATAGTATGGGCGCATGAACGAAGCCTCAGAGCCCGCATTCTCGAATCCGGAATCCTCTGGCAGGGGACCTATAGGTGGGGGATCCGCAGGTGGGGGATCCGCAGGTGGGGGATCCACAGGCGGGGAATCAATAGCCGGGGGATCCGCGGGCCGACGATCTTCAGGCAGGGGAGCCGCCGGCCGGGAAACTACCGCCGTCCCGCCCGGCGGACGCGCGGGCGGCTGTGAGGCGGGGACCGGGGTCCTCAAAGCCATGAGTCCGGGCGTGGTGGACTTCCTCTTCCGGCGCCTGGTCGCCGGAGAGCCGGCAGAGGACATCCAGTGGGGCAATGAGGGCACGGCGCTGGCCGTGCAGCCTCCGGGAGCGGAACTGGCCCGGCGGCTGTCCGAGACGGATCTCGATGCCCTCACTCCTACCGAGCTGTTCCACTATGTGCGCGCGGCCCAGCGGCTCGCGGCTTGGGCCGAGTCCCTGCGCGAGACCGCCGTCGGGCGTTACTGCTCGGCACCGGCGGCCCCGTCGGCGTCCTCCGGCGGAGCCGCCGCTCCAGCCTGAACTGCCAGCCTGAATTGTCGGCGCCGCAGTGCTGATCATCGGCCGAGGGAGGTGCCTAGGATGGCAGGGTGACTACTGGCTCAATCACTGACCTGACCCTGACTGCCGTTCAATACGAGGCCCTGGACGGCGGCGTTGCCGCCAACGTGGACGAACACATCCGCCTGATCGAAGACGCGGAGTCCCACGGAGCCCGCCTGGTCGTCTTCCCTGAGCTCTCACTGACGGGATACCGGCTGGACCTGCTGGCGGAGCCGGGGGAGTGGCTAAGCGCGGCAGACGGGCGGCTGGACGGCATCAGGGAAATCTGCCGGCGCACCGGAATCACCGCAGTGGTCGGAGCCGCGTTCAAGGAGGAGGACGGCACGCCGCGTCTGGCGTCCCTCGCGGTCCACCCGGCAGGCACGATTGAGCCCAGCTTCAAGACCTGGC from Arthrobacter sp. NicSoilB8 harbors:
- the glp gene encoding gephyrin-like molybdotransferase Glp; its protein translation is MHRTESRHVSVEAHRDKVRTLLAPLRTEERVERLPLLEALGRGLAADILAPLDLPPFANSQMDGFAIRSADVPDAGAELRVVAPVPAGAAPAELAAGTAAPIMTGAMMPAGADAVVPIEQAVPDSFPLPGEPATVLLPAAASGSFVRDAGSDIRAGELALGAGTFLGPGQLGLLAALGFTHVPVRPCLRVLLVTTGDEVVEPGNPLGPGKIFDSNGTLLESSMRQAGLQVTRTGISTDRPDELAGLLRRHVPAVDLIVTTGGVSKGAYEVVRQAMAGHDVEFSPVAMQPGGPQGIGSFDGVPVLGFPGNPVSCLVSFEMFLRPVLTELFGAPAPRPAVRARLAEALTSPPGKHQVRRGTLTPDGTVRLEGGAGSHLVHALALSNALVHVPEGTAALAAGDEVEVWIL
- the moaC gene encoding cyclic pyranopterin monophosphate synthase MoaC, with the translated sequence MVDVSNKAQSTREATATATVRSTAEVLDLLGGGELPKGDALAVARVAGIMAAKKTPELIPLCHPLPIAKVTIDFELDADSVTVFATVKTRGVTGVEMEALTAASVAALSVYDMIKAVDKHAVLTDIKVLAKSGGKSGDWTL
- a CDS encoding MogA/MoaB family molybdenum cofactor biosynthesis protein; amino-acid sequence: MNMPEPHRHGEATGRKAGVVIASTRAASGVYDDLTGPVIVDWLTEHGFEPFPALVVPDGAPVGAALRALLTQQPAVIITSGGTGLSPTDATPEQTLPLLDREIPGIMEGIRSAGAAKTPMAMLSRGHAGAAGQTFIVNLPGSPKGVMDGLSVLDPILGHLCDQLEGSHGH
- a CDS encoding molybdenum cofactor biosynthesis protein MoaE, whose protein sequence is MGTETGFEIVHAVLSPEPISVDQAIAAVESDTAGAVVSFSGVVRNHDGGKQVSRLSYSAHPTAHQVMADVVAGVVAEHSAPASGGAADSSDTSGAAEQQQPVRIWAAHRIGMLEIGDPALVCAVSAAHRGQAFAVCAELVDRIKAQVPIWKEQFFADGTVEWVGAGE
- the dapB gene encoding 4-hydroxy-tetrahydrodipicolinate reductase; the encoded protein is MTEQLSVAVLGASGRMGAEAVKAVEAAADLTLVAALGRNDSLDTLVSSGAQIVVDLTVPETTETNVRFAVEHGMHAVVGTTGWDAGRLAGLEELLAARPGVGVLIAPNFALGSVLASAFAAKAAKYFESVEIIELHHPDKVDAPSGTAVRTAQLIAAERAAAGVPSSPDATTTELAGARGCEVDGVRVHSVRLRGLVAHQEVLLGGPGEQLTFRHDSFDRASFMPGVLLGVRNVTAHPGLTVGLDGYLDLGI
- a CDS encoding heparan-alpha-glucosaminide N-acetyltransferase domain-containing protein: MTARGMTTASRTVKGASAGARLAGIDAARGLALLAMMATHVLATFESDPQLTPTWIGLAFSGRASALFAVLAGVGLALSTGKQQPLQGPELWAARRGIALRALVVGAVGLSLGGLEVNIAIILVHYALLFLCVLPFVGLGAKRLLALAAVWILAAPVLAYLLRPWLLSADPPLRLGHNPGWEDLGTPARLLGDLFLTGYYPVLQWIAYLLVGLAIGRMALSKAAAPFLLLAAGTVVAVFAKWLGAVLMEDWGGRHALEAHIGDPAYPLESLLQVNLAGVDQSGSVWWLATSSPHAGTTLDLLHTSGVAAAVIAVCLLLGRLGEWLELDLLLPLRGVGAMTLSLYTAHLCIMAALHDQPLAPGWTVEGVYWAQAAGMLAIGAAFAALAWRGPLEWVTHAANQVGRYQPARVRPPARFR